Proteins encoded by one window of Vanacampus margaritifer isolate UIUO_Vmar chromosome 17, RoL_Vmar_1.0, whole genome shotgun sequence:
- the bag6l gene encoding large proline-rich protein BAG6 isoform X1, with the protein MAESDLIDVTVKTLDSQSRSYKVGGELTVKQFKEHIASSVEISVDKQRLIYQGRVLQDDRTLTMYNVDGKVIHLVERAPPQTTATGSGGAGVSNERADDRTSHVATSPVTPQDRNGNGYMMLGTFNLPVNIIEPHPIQMSVQQMMPGVGESGRNARVSTSAGNNGSVDVRINLDQLMQSEARMRVQLAENLLRNAQTLIHRLEGVSSSQTETEVPQSSSSLPASSESQPMDTNSPPAASSSTSTQTEGAPNTRPNHPSLAEFVEILSEVRRVEERLRPFIERTHSILGAATSADYNNNTQERDEDQRVLNMAGDALRLLGNALVVLGDLRCNLATPPPRHLYVVRPTAQYTQPVLVQSGLPHMPIPVNVGTTVTMSSNGGPAGASHRQPSRPNVQSDQRATSQAPPLHSNGTNHHQGPEGPRVIRITHQTMEPVVMMHMNIDGDPSSEQPNAAGLVQPGLPPEFMQAIVQQISHQAATMAAAASPDHPTHTPASAPGSAVTNEGIASTQPPPPAQARVVFSPHIPQNVGSRGSTINLRAAMPATGQQAGQGTPVVVSSLTQMISNLVGQLLMPGNTGDITTSSSSTSSQSSFSTSSESSTSPTPPSANTTGQAPAHSSGVPVDQPVGGGAQGNLAQLLGSLLTRSSGSGAVPSITVNLPGVPGVFQSMSNVIPPAASNTIEQSAPQTGSGPNGDSLSPELFTGIVQGVLSTMMSSLGAGQGSGESIAQFIQRLSQTSNLFTPGSGDAVGFFGDLLSLVCQSFSMVDMVLLLHGNAQPLTHIQPQLTEFFTDHYLHNQEPTDANIARAADDLSSGLEEYIAESFATVTVREGVDIVQTNLAFLRQQLTRMASHVLRCNDHTFGPYLLLLCTQGLFECLALNLYCLQGEQRALTSVINHCIRRMSSEVNTSLVNWLTSMMSMRLHVILENNPVTEDQIQHYVRFVPEDSNQRTAAGNGQQADESQNVEMEESSAPAPTPTTEEAMALSGHGQENTHTTGVAQGSAAAPPRRAELTAEVEPWAASLPPEWVPIIRHDMLSQRKIRTQPPLSDAYLHGMPAKRRKMTQCEGPHLSLSDAVCRAACSAGALPVTAPNSLQGELERPYLQDAYTTQVKEDIKVRVQDDPDYNAQRFPNTHQAFSLDDS; encoded by the exons ATGGCGGAATCGGATCTTATTGATGTCACAGTGAAGACTCTGGATTCACAAAGTAGGAGCTATAAAGTCGGGGGCGAG TTGACAGTGAAGCAGTTCAAGGAGCACATAGCATCATCAGTGGAGATCTCAGTAGACAAGCAGAGGCTCATTTACCAAGGCAGAGTGCTACAAGATGACAGAACGCTGACTATGTACA ATGTAGATGGAAAGGTCATCCATCTGGTGGAGCGTGCCCCACCTCAAACCACCGCGACTGGCTCAGGGGGTGCAGGGGTATCCAATGAAAGGGCAGATGACAGGACCAGCCATGTTGCCACGTCCCCAGTGACACCCCAAGATCGCAATGGCAACGGTTACATGATGCTTGGGACTTTCAACCTCCCTGTCAACATCATAGAACCTCATCCAATACAG ATGTCTGTTCAGCAGATGATGCCTGGGGTGGGTGAGTCTGGAAGAAATGCCAGGGTCAGCACCAGTGCAGGG AACAATGGCTCGGTGGATGTCCGGATTAATTTGGACCAGTTGATGCAGAGTGAGGCACGGATGAGAGTGCAGCTGGCTGAGAACCTGCTTCGGAATGCTCAGACTCTGATCCATAGGCTGGAG GGTGTTTCCAGTTCCCAGACAGAAACAGAGGTACCTCAATCCTCTTCGTCCTTACCAGCATCATCAGAATCACAGCCTATGGACACCAACTCTCCACCCGCTGCATCGTCGTCCACCTCCACACAGACTGAAGGAGCTCCCAACACACGACCCAA TCACCCAAGTCTAGCAGAGTTTGTTGAGATTCTCTCCGAGGTCAGGAGGGTGGAGGAGAGGTTACGTCCTTTCATAGAGAGGACCCACTCGATCCTTGGGGCAGCCACGTCGGCAGACTACAACAACAAT ACACAGGAACGAGATGAGGATCAGCGTGTACTCAACATGGCTGGAGATGCTCTTCGTCTCCTGGGCAATGCCTTGGTTGTCCTTGGTGACCTTCGCTGCAACCTGGCAACCCCTCCCCCACGTCACCTGTATGTCGTCCGGCCCACGGCTCAGTATACGCAACCCGTCCTAGTCCAGTCCGGTCTGCCACACATGCCCATTCCA GTAAATGTAGGGACCACAGTGACCATGTCATCAAACGGAGGACCTGCTGGAGCAAGTCATCGCCAGCCATCTCGGCCCAACGTTCAGTCAGATCAACGGGCTACCAGTCAGGCTCCGCCTCTTCACTCCAATGGGACCAATCATCATCAAGGACCGGAAGGACCCCGGGTGATCAGGATCACCCACCAGACCATGGAGCCTGTTGTCATGATGCATATGAACATTGATG GTGATCCAAGTTCAGAACAGCCAAATGCTGCAGGTTTAGTCCAACCAG GATTGCCCCCGGAGTTCATGCAAGCCATTGTGCAGCAGATCTCCCACCAAGCAGCCACCATGGCAGCAGCAGCTTCACCCGATCACCCAACACACACGCCAGCGTCCGCTCCTGGCTCCGCGGTCACTAATGAAGGCATCGCTTCCACGCAACCTCCGCCGCCTGCTCAGGCCAGGGTGGTCTTCTCCCCTCACATCCCTCAAAATGTGGGAAGCAGAGGATCTACCATCAACCTCAGAGCTGCCATGCCGGCAACAGGCCAACAAGCAGGACAG GGCACACCTGTGGTTGTCTCCTCCCTGACGCAGATGATCAGCAATCTGGTGGGACAGCTCCTCATGCCAGGTAATACGG GCGATATCACAACCTCATCATCTTCAACCAGCTCTCAGTCATCCTTCTCTACTTCATCTGAGTCCTCCACATCTCCAACTCCTCCCTCTGCCAACACCACTGGCCAGGCACCGGCACACAGCTCGGGAGTACCTGTGGATCAACCAGTAGGGGGCGGTGCACAGGGGAACCTGGCCCAGCTGCTGGGCTCTTTGCTGACAAGAAGTTCTGGTTCTGGAGCGGTACCCTCCATCACTGTGAATCTACCTGGAGTGCCTGGGGTGTTTCAGAGCATGTCTAACGTCATACCG CCAGCTGCCAGCAACACCATTGAACAATCCGCACCTCAGACCGGCAGTGGTCCTAATGGCGACTCTCTGAGCCCAGAGCTCTTCACTGGCATCGTGCAAGGAGTGCTGTCTACTATGATGAGCTCACTCGGGGCGGGGCAGGGCAGTGGCGAGAGTATCGCACAGTTCATTCAGAGGCTTTCTCAGACTAGCAATTTGTTCACACCTGGATCTGGAGATGCTGTGG GCTTCTTTGGTGATCTGTTGTCTCTGGTGTGTCAGAGCTTTTCTATGGTGGACATGGTGCTGTTGCTTCATGGAAACGCTCAGCCTCTAACCCACATCCAGCCCCAGCTGACTGAATTCTTCACAGATCACTACCTGCACAACCAAGAGCCCACTGACGCTAACATAGCT AGAGCAGCTGATGACCTCAGCAGTGGTCTAGAGGAGTACATTGCCGAGAGTTTT GCAACTGTGACGGTACGCGAGGGAGTGGACATTGTTCAGACCAACCTTGCTTTCCTCAGGCAACAGCTCACAAGAATGGCCTCACATGTACTGCGCTGCAATG aTCACACATTTGGCCCCTATCTGCTGTTGCTGTGCACCCAGGGTCTGTTTGAGTGTCTTGCCCTTAACTTGTACTGTCTACAAGGAGAACAGAGAGCTCTGACTTCTGTCATCAACCACTGCATT aGGAGAATGTCCTCAGAAGTGAATACCAGTCTGGTTAACTGGTTGACCAGTATGATGTCTATGAGGTTGCATGTTATTCTGGAGAACAACCCAGTTACTGAGGATCAGATTCAGCACTATGTCAGATTCGTACCG GAAGACTCGAACCAGAGGACAGCAGCAGGCAATGGACAACAGGCAGATGAGAGTCAAAATGTCGAG ATGGAGGAGAGTTCAGCTCCAGCTCCAACTCCCACAACAGAGGAGGCCATGGCATTGTCTGGTCACGGTCAGgagaacacacacaccacaGGGGTTGCTCAGGGATCTGCCGCGGCCCCACCACGACGGGCAGAGCTGACAGCTGAGGTGGAGCCGTGGGCAGCGTCTCTTCCACCT GAATGGGTTCCTATCATCAGGCATGATATGTTGTCTCAAAGGAAGATCAGGACGCAGCCGCCACTGTCTGACGCCTACCTACACGGGATGCCCGCCAAGAGGAGGAAG ATGACGCAGTGCGAAGGACCCCACCTGTCCTTGTCAGATGCCGTCTGTCGAGCTGCTTGCTCTGCCGGAGCCCTGCCTGTCACTGCCCCAAACAGCCTCCAAGGGGAGCTGGAGCGTCCTTATCTGCAGGATGCATACACCACACAG GTCAAGGAGGACATAAAAGTGCGAGTGCAAGATGATCCCGACTACAACGCTCAAAGATTCCCCAACACACATCAAGCTTTCTCCTTAGATGACTCTTAA
- the bag6l gene encoding large proline-rich protein BAG6 isoform X2: MAESDLIDVTVKTLDSQSRSYKVGGELTVKQFKEHIASSVEISVDKQRLIYQGRVLQDDRTLTMYNVDGKVIHLVERAPPQTTATGSGGAGVSNERADDRTSHVATSPVTPQDRNGNGYMMLGTFNLPVNIIEPHPIQMSVQQMMPGVGESGRNARVSTSAGNNGSVDVRINLDQLMQSEARMRVQLAENLLRNAQTLIHRLEGVSSSQTETEVPQSSSSLPASSESQPMDTNSPPAASSSTSTQTEGAPNTRPNHPSLAEFVEILSEVRRVEERLRPFIERTHSILGAATSADYNNNTQERDEDQRVLNMAGDALRLLGNALVVLGDLRCNLATPPPRHLYVVRPTAQYTQPVLVQSGLPHMPIPVNVGTTVTMSSNGGPAGASHRQPSRPNVQSDQRATSQAPPLHSNGTNHHQGPEGPRVIRITHQTMEPVVMMHMNIDGDPSSEQPNAAGLVQPGLPPEFMQAIVQQISHQAATMAAAASPDHPTHTPASAPGSAVTNEGIASTQPPPPAQARVVFSPHIPQNVGSRGSTINLRAAMPATGQQAGQGTPVVVSSLTQMISNLVGQLLMPGDITTSSSSTSSQSSFSTSSESSTSPTPPSANTTGQAPAHSSGVPVDQPVGGGAQGNLAQLLGSLLTRSSGSGAVPSITVNLPGVPGVFQSMSNVIPPAASNTIEQSAPQTGSGPNGDSLSPELFTGIVQGVLSTMMSSLGAGQGSGESIAQFIQRLSQTSNLFTPGSGDAVGFFGDLLSLVCQSFSMVDMVLLLHGNAQPLTHIQPQLTEFFTDHYLHNQEPTDANIARAADDLSSGLEEYIAESFATVTVREGVDIVQTNLAFLRQQLTRMASHVLRCNDHTFGPYLLLLCTQGLFECLALNLYCLQGEQRALTSVINHCIRRMSSEVNTSLVNWLTSMMSMRLHVILENNPVTEDQIQHYVRFVPEDSNQRTAAGNGQQADESQNVEMEESSAPAPTPTTEEAMALSGHGQENTHTTGVAQGSAAAPPRRAELTAEVEPWAASLPPEWVPIIRHDMLSQRKIRTQPPLSDAYLHGMPAKRRKMTQCEGPHLSLSDAVCRAACSAGALPVTAPNSLQGELERPYLQDAYTTQVKEDIKVRVQDDPDYNAQRFPNTHQAFSLDDS; the protein is encoded by the exons ATGGCGGAATCGGATCTTATTGATGTCACAGTGAAGACTCTGGATTCACAAAGTAGGAGCTATAAAGTCGGGGGCGAG TTGACAGTGAAGCAGTTCAAGGAGCACATAGCATCATCAGTGGAGATCTCAGTAGACAAGCAGAGGCTCATTTACCAAGGCAGAGTGCTACAAGATGACAGAACGCTGACTATGTACA ATGTAGATGGAAAGGTCATCCATCTGGTGGAGCGTGCCCCACCTCAAACCACCGCGACTGGCTCAGGGGGTGCAGGGGTATCCAATGAAAGGGCAGATGACAGGACCAGCCATGTTGCCACGTCCCCAGTGACACCCCAAGATCGCAATGGCAACGGTTACATGATGCTTGGGACTTTCAACCTCCCTGTCAACATCATAGAACCTCATCCAATACAG ATGTCTGTTCAGCAGATGATGCCTGGGGTGGGTGAGTCTGGAAGAAATGCCAGGGTCAGCACCAGTGCAGGG AACAATGGCTCGGTGGATGTCCGGATTAATTTGGACCAGTTGATGCAGAGTGAGGCACGGATGAGAGTGCAGCTGGCTGAGAACCTGCTTCGGAATGCTCAGACTCTGATCCATAGGCTGGAG GGTGTTTCCAGTTCCCAGACAGAAACAGAGGTACCTCAATCCTCTTCGTCCTTACCAGCATCATCAGAATCACAGCCTATGGACACCAACTCTCCACCCGCTGCATCGTCGTCCACCTCCACACAGACTGAAGGAGCTCCCAACACACGACCCAA TCACCCAAGTCTAGCAGAGTTTGTTGAGATTCTCTCCGAGGTCAGGAGGGTGGAGGAGAGGTTACGTCCTTTCATAGAGAGGACCCACTCGATCCTTGGGGCAGCCACGTCGGCAGACTACAACAACAAT ACACAGGAACGAGATGAGGATCAGCGTGTACTCAACATGGCTGGAGATGCTCTTCGTCTCCTGGGCAATGCCTTGGTTGTCCTTGGTGACCTTCGCTGCAACCTGGCAACCCCTCCCCCACGTCACCTGTATGTCGTCCGGCCCACGGCTCAGTATACGCAACCCGTCCTAGTCCAGTCCGGTCTGCCACACATGCCCATTCCA GTAAATGTAGGGACCACAGTGACCATGTCATCAAACGGAGGACCTGCTGGAGCAAGTCATCGCCAGCCATCTCGGCCCAACGTTCAGTCAGATCAACGGGCTACCAGTCAGGCTCCGCCTCTTCACTCCAATGGGACCAATCATCATCAAGGACCGGAAGGACCCCGGGTGATCAGGATCACCCACCAGACCATGGAGCCTGTTGTCATGATGCATATGAACATTGATG GTGATCCAAGTTCAGAACAGCCAAATGCTGCAGGTTTAGTCCAACCAG GATTGCCCCCGGAGTTCATGCAAGCCATTGTGCAGCAGATCTCCCACCAAGCAGCCACCATGGCAGCAGCAGCTTCACCCGATCACCCAACACACACGCCAGCGTCCGCTCCTGGCTCCGCGGTCACTAATGAAGGCATCGCTTCCACGCAACCTCCGCCGCCTGCTCAGGCCAGGGTGGTCTTCTCCCCTCACATCCCTCAAAATGTGGGAAGCAGAGGATCTACCATCAACCTCAGAGCTGCCATGCCGGCAACAGGCCAACAAGCAGGACAG GGCACACCTGTGGTTGTCTCCTCCCTGACGCAGATGATCAGCAATCTGGTGGGACAGCTCCTCATGCCAG GCGATATCACAACCTCATCATCTTCAACCAGCTCTCAGTCATCCTTCTCTACTTCATCTGAGTCCTCCACATCTCCAACTCCTCCCTCTGCCAACACCACTGGCCAGGCACCGGCACACAGCTCGGGAGTACCTGTGGATCAACCAGTAGGGGGCGGTGCACAGGGGAACCTGGCCCAGCTGCTGGGCTCTTTGCTGACAAGAAGTTCTGGTTCTGGAGCGGTACCCTCCATCACTGTGAATCTACCTGGAGTGCCTGGGGTGTTTCAGAGCATGTCTAACGTCATACCG CCAGCTGCCAGCAACACCATTGAACAATCCGCACCTCAGACCGGCAGTGGTCCTAATGGCGACTCTCTGAGCCCAGAGCTCTTCACTGGCATCGTGCAAGGAGTGCTGTCTACTATGATGAGCTCACTCGGGGCGGGGCAGGGCAGTGGCGAGAGTATCGCACAGTTCATTCAGAGGCTTTCTCAGACTAGCAATTTGTTCACACCTGGATCTGGAGATGCTGTGG GCTTCTTTGGTGATCTGTTGTCTCTGGTGTGTCAGAGCTTTTCTATGGTGGACATGGTGCTGTTGCTTCATGGAAACGCTCAGCCTCTAACCCACATCCAGCCCCAGCTGACTGAATTCTTCACAGATCACTACCTGCACAACCAAGAGCCCACTGACGCTAACATAGCT AGAGCAGCTGATGACCTCAGCAGTGGTCTAGAGGAGTACATTGCCGAGAGTTTT GCAACTGTGACGGTACGCGAGGGAGTGGACATTGTTCAGACCAACCTTGCTTTCCTCAGGCAACAGCTCACAAGAATGGCCTCACATGTACTGCGCTGCAATG aTCACACATTTGGCCCCTATCTGCTGTTGCTGTGCACCCAGGGTCTGTTTGAGTGTCTTGCCCTTAACTTGTACTGTCTACAAGGAGAACAGAGAGCTCTGACTTCTGTCATCAACCACTGCATT aGGAGAATGTCCTCAGAAGTGAATACCAGTCTGGTTAACTGGTTGACCAGTATGATGTCTATGAGGTTGCATGTTATTCTGGAGAACAACCCAGTTACTGAGGATCAGATTCAGCACTATGTCAGATTCGTACCG GAAGACTCGAACCAGAGGACAGCAGCAGGCAATGGACAACAGGCAGATGAGAGTCAAAATGTCGAG ATGGAGGAGAGTTCAGCTCCAGCTCCAACTCCCACAACAGAGGAGGCCATGGCATTGTCTGGTCACGGTCAGgagaacacacacaccacaGGGGTTGCTCAGGGATCTGCCGCGGCCCCACCACGACGGGCAGAGCTGACAGCTGAGGTGGAGCCGTGGGCAGCGTCTCTTCCACCT GAATGGGTTCCTATCATCAGGCATGATATGTTGTCTCAAAGGAAGATCAGGACGCAGCCGCCACTGTCTGACGCCTACCTACACGGGATGCCCGCCAAGAGGAGGAAG ATGACGCAGTGCGAAGGACCCCACCTGTCCTTGTCAGATGCCGTCTGTCGAGCTGCTTGCTCTGCCGGAGCCCTGCCTGTCACTGCCCCAAACAGCCTCCAAGGGGAGCTGGAGCGTCCTTATCTGCAGGATGCATACACCACACAG GTCAAGGAGGACATAAAAGTGCGAGTGCAAGATGATCCCGACTACAACGCTCAAAGATTCCCCAACACACATCAAGCTTTCTCCTTAGATGACTCTTAA
- the bag6l gene encoding large proline-rich protein BAG6 isoform X3 — protein sequence MYNVDGKVIHLVERAPPQTTATGSGGAGVSNERADDRTSHVATSPVTPQDRNGNGYMMLGTFNLPVNIIEPHPIQMSVQQMMPGVGESGRNARVSTSAGNNGSVDVRINLDQLMQSEARMRVQLAENLLRNAQTLIHRLEGVSSSQTETEVPQSSSSLPASSESQPMDTNSPPAASSSTSTQTEGAPNTRPNHPSLAEFVEILSEVRRVEERLRPFIERTHSILGAATSADYNNNTQERDEDQRVLNMAGDALRLLGNALVVLGDLRCNLATPPPRHLYVVRPTAQYTQPVLVQSGLPHMPIPVNVGTTVTMSSNGGPAGASHRQPSRPNVQSDQRATSQAPPLHSNGTNHHQGPEGPRVIRITHQTMEPVVMMHMNIDGDPSSEQPNAAGLVQPGLPPEFMQAIVQQISHQAATMAAAASPDHPTHTPASAPGSAVTNEGIASTQPPPPAQARVVFSPHIPQNVGSRGSTINLRAAMPATGQQAGQGTPVVVSSLTQMISNLVGQLLMPGNTGDITTSSSSTSSQSSFSTSSESSTSPTPPSANTTGQAPAHSSGVPVDQPVGGGAQGNLAQLLGSLLTRSSGSGAVPSITVNLPGVPGVFQSMSNVIPPAASNTIEQSAPQTGSGPNGDSLSPELFTGIVQGVLSTMMSSLGAGQGSGESIAQFIQRLSQTSNLFTPGSGDAVGFFGDLLSLVCQSFSMVDMVLLLHGNAQPLTHIQPQLTEFFTDHYLHNQEPTDANIARAADDLSSGLEEYIAESFATVTVREGVDIVQTNLAFLRQQLTRMASHVLRCNDHTFGPYLLLLCTQGLFECLALNLYCLQGEQRALTSVINHCIRRMSSEVNTSLVNWLTSMMSMRLHVILENNPVTEDQIQHYVRFVPEDSNQRTAAGNGQQADESQNVEMEESSAPAPTPTTEEAMALSGHGQENTHTTGVAQGSAAAPPRRAELTAEVEPWAASLPPEWVPIIRHDMLSQRKIRTQPPLSDAYLHGMPAKRRKMTQCEGPHLSLSDAVCRAACSAGALPVTAPNSLQGELERPYLQDAYTTQVKEDIKVRVQDDPDYNAQRFPNTHQAFSLDDS from the exons ATGTACA ATGTAGATGGAAAGGTCATCCATCTGGTGGAGCGTGCCCCACCTCAAACCACCGCGACTGGCTCAGGGGGTGCAGGGGTATCCAATGAAAGGGCAGATGACAGGACCAGCCATGTTGCCACGTCCCCAGTGACACCCCAAGATCGCAATGGCAACGGTTACATGATGCTTGGGACTTTCAACCTCCCTGTCAACATCATAGAACCTCATCCAATACAG ATGTCTGTTCAGCAGATGATGCCTGGGGTGGGTGAGTCTGGAAGAAATGCCAGGGTCAGCACCAGTGCAGGG AACAATGGCTCGGTGGATGTCCGGATTAATTTGGACCAGTTGATGCAGAGTGAGGCACGGATGAGAGTGCAGCTGGCTGAGAACCTGCTTCGGAATGCTCAGACTCTGATCCATAGGCTGGAG GGTGTTTCCAGTTCCCAGACAGAAACAGAGGTACCTCAATCCTCTTCGTCCTTACCAGCATCATCAGAATCACAGCCTATGGACACCAACTCTCCACCCGCTGCATCGTCGTCCACCTCCACACAGACTGAAGGAGCTCCCAACACACGACCCAA TCACCCAAGTCTAGCAGAGTTTGTTGAGATTCTCTCCGAGGTCAGGAGGGTGGAGGAGAGGTTACGTCCTTTCATAGAGAGGACCCACTCGATCCTTGGGGCAGCCACGTCGGCAGACTACAACAACAAT ACACAGGAACGAGATGAGGATCAGCGTGTACTCAACATGGCTGGAGATGCTCTTCGTCTCCTGGGCAATGCCTTGGTTGTCCTTGGTGACCTTCGCTGCAACCTGGCAACCCCTCCCCCACGTCACCTGTATGTCGTCCGGCCCACGGCTCAGTATACGCAACCCGTCCTAGTCCAGTCCGGTCTGCCACACATGCCCATTCCA GTAAATGTAGGGACCACAGTGACCATGTCATCAAACGGAGGACCTGCTGGAGCAAGTCATCGCCAGCCATCTCGGCCCAACGTTCAGTCAGATCAACGGGCTACCAGTCAGGCTCCGCCTCTTCACTCCAATGGGACCAATCATCATCAAGGACCGGAAGGACCCCGGGTGATCAGGATCACCCACCAGACCATGGAGCCTGTTGTCATGATGCATATGAACATTGATG GTGATCCAAGTTCAGAACAGCCAAATGCTGCAGGTTTAGTCCAACCAG GATTGCCCCCGGAGTTCATGCAAGCCATTGTGCAGCAGATCTCCCACCAAGCAGCCACCATGGCAGCAGCAGCTTCACCCGATCACCCAACACACACGCCAGCGTCCGCTCCTGGCTCCGCGGTCACTAATGAAGGCATCGCTTCCACGCAACCTCCGCCGCCTGCTCAGGCCAGGGTGGTCTTCTCCCCTCACATCCCTCAAAATGTGGGAAGCAGAGGATCTACCATCAACCTCAGAGCTGCCATGCCGGCAACAGGCCAACAAGCAGGACAG GGCACACCTGTGGTTGTCTCCTCCCTGACGCAGATGATCAGCAATCTGGTGGGACAGCTCCTCATGCCAGGTAATACGG GCGATATCACAACCTCATCATCTTCAACCAGCTCTCAGTCATCCTTCTCTACTTCATCTGAGTCCTCCACATCTCCAACTCCTCCCTCTGCCAACACCACTGGCCAGGCACCGGCACACAGCTCGGGAGTACCTGTGGATCAACCAGTAGGGGGCGGTGCACAGGGGAACCTGGCCCAGCTGCTGGGCTCTTTGCTGACAAGAAGTTCTGGTTCTGGAGCGGTACCCTCCATCACTGTGAATCTACCTGGAGTGCCTGGGGTGTTTCAGAGCATGTCTAACGTCATACCG CCAGCTGCCAGCAACACCATTGAACAATCCGCACCTCAGACCGGCAGTGGTCCTAATGGCGACTCTCTGAGCCCAGAGCTCTTCACTGGCATCGTGCAAGGAGTGCTGTCTACTATGATGAGCTCACTCGGGGCGGGGCAGGGCAGTGGCGAGAGTATCGCACAGTTCATTCAGAGGCTTTCTCAGACTAGCAATTTGTTCACACCTGGATCTGGAGATGCTGTGG GCTTCTTTGGTGATCTGTTGTCTCTGGTGTGTCAGAGCTTTTCTATGGTGGACATGGTGCTGTTGCTTCATGGAAACGCTCAGCCTCTAACCCACATCCAGCCCCAGCTGACTGAATTCTTCACAGATCACTACCTGCACAACCAAGAGCCCACTGACGCTAACATAGCT AGAGCAGCTGATGACCTCAGCAGTGGTCTAGAGGAGTACATTGCCGAGAGTTTT GCAACTGTGACGGTACGCGAGGGAGTGGACATTGTTCAGACCAACCTTGCTTTCCTCAGGCAACAGCTCACAAGAATGGCCTCACATGTACTGCGCTGCAATG aTCACACATTTGGCCCCTATCTGCTGTTGCTGTGCACCCAGGGTCTGTTTGAGTGTCTTGCCCTTAACTTGTACTGTCTACAAGGAGAACAGAGAGCTCTGACTTCTGTCATCAACCACTGCATT aGGAGAATGTCCTCAGAAGTGAATACCAGTCTGGTTAACTGGTTGACCAGTATGATGTCTATGAGGTTGCATGTTATTCTGGAGAACAACCCAGTTACTGAGGATCAGATTCAGCACTATGTCAGATTCGTACCG GAAGACTCGAACCAGAGGACAGCAGCAGGCAATGGACAACAGGCAGATGAGAGTCAAAATGTCGAG ATGGAGGAGAGTTCAGCTCCAGCTCCAACTCCCACAACAGAGGAGGCCATGGCATTGTCTGGTCACGGTCAGgagaacacacacaccacaGGGGTTGCTCAGGGATCTGCCGCGGCCCCACCACGACGGGCAGAGCTGACAGCTGAGGTGGAGCCGTGGGCAGCGTCTCTTCCACCT GAATGGGTTCCTATCATCAGGCATGATATGTTGTCTCAAAGGAAGATCAGGACGCAGCCGCCACTGTCTGACGCCTACCTACACGGGATGCCCGCCAAGAGGAGGAAG ATGACGCAGTGCGAAGGACCCCACCTGTCCTTGTCAGATGCCGTCTGTCGAGCTGCTTGCTCTGCCGGAGCCCTGCCTGTCACTGCCCCAAACAGCCTCCAAGGGGAGCTGGAGCGTCCTTATCTGCAGGATGCATACACCACACAG GTCAAGGAGGACATAAAAGTGCGAGTGCAAGATGATCCCGACTACAACGCTCAAAGATTCCCCAACACACATCAAGCTTTCTCCTTAGATGACTCTTAA